One Thermococcus sp. genomic region harbors:
- a CDS encoding ATP-binding protein: protein MGVVREVVEDYLEVEVEGVERELEVPLPRVPRAIAITGPRRAGKSFYMLQKFKRLLSRIPALYLPLDDDRLYPPTLDTLREFLEVFHETYGEGRGVLFLDEVQEVQNWELFIKRAISLGHTVFVSGSSSKLLSREIATQLRGRGVSFELYPFSFREFLRARSFEPSESLPRKARTKALLEEYLRWGGFPEVVLEDSELLKRKTLEGYVDLILYRDVVERFGVKNTRALRLLLRLIGSSFGREFSINRTARYMRGMGVEANRNTLSAYLEHLEDAYMVVRVRKLAPPRESEKALPKVYLIDTGLARVFKENLELGRLMESAVLTELLRRGVKPYYLKTQKFEVDFVIREGDSHRLIQVTRSPEGETLEREIKALREASKLIPVHEKTLITWDDEGEIEGVRLTPLWRWLLGVKP, encoded by the coding sequence ATGGGGGTAGTCAGGGAGGTCGTGGAGGACTATCTTGAGGTTGAGGTGGAGGGGGTTGAGAGGGAGCTTGAGGTTCCTCTTCCCAGGGTTCCGAGGGCCATAGCAATAACAGGCCCCAGGAGGGCCGGGAAGAGCTTCTACATGCTCCAGAAGTTTAAGCGCTTGCTTTCTCGAATTCCTGCCCTTTATCTGCCTCTTGATGACGACAGGCTCTATCCTCCAACCCTCGACACCCTCAGGGAGTTCCTTGAGGTATTCCACGAAACTTACGGCGAGGGAAGGGGCGTTCTTTTCCTGGATGAAGTTCAGGAAGTCCAAAACTGGGAGCTCTTCATCAAGAGAGCCATCTCGCTTGGCCATACGGTTTTTGTATCGGGTTCCTCCTCAAAGCTCCTCAGCAGGGAAATCGCGACCCAGCTCAGGGGGAGGGGAGTCTCCTTCGAGCTCTATCCCTTTTCCTTCAGAGAGTTCTTGAGGGCCAGATCCTTCGAACCGAGCGAGTCCCTTCCAAGGAAAGCCAGAACCAAGGCCCTTCTCGAAGAGTACCTCAGGTGGGGAGGTTTTCCCGAGGTAGTTCTTGAGGACTCGGAGCTTTTGAAGAGAAAGACCCTCGAAGGATACGTTGATCTGATACTTTATCGGGACGTTGTCGAGCGCTTCGGCGTTAAGAACACGAGGGCACTTAGGCTTTTGCTCAGGTTAATCGGGTCATCCTTTGGCAGGGAGTTCTCAATAAACAGGACGGCCAGGTACATGAGGGGAATGGGAGTTGAAGCCAACAGGAACACCCTCTCGGCCTACCTTGAGCACCTTGAGGACGCCTACATGGTTGTAAGGGTAAGAAAACTTGCACCTCCCAGGGAGAGCGAGAAGGCCCTGCCCAAGGTCTATCTCATCGACACTGGCCTCGCGAGGGTCTTTAAGGAAAACCTGGAACTGGGAAGACTAATGGAATCAGCGGTTCTAACTGAACTTCTCCGTAGGGGGGTTAAGCCCTACTACCTCAAAACCCAGAAGTTTGAGGTTGATTTCGTGATCAGGGAGGGGGATTCCCACAGGCTGATTCAGGTAACGCGCTCTCCGGAGGGGGAGACATTAGAGAGGGAAATCAAAGCCCTTAGAGAGGCCTCAAAGCTTATTCCCGTTCACGAGAAGACCTTGATAACCTGGGACGATGAGGGAGAAATCGAGGGCGTGAGGCTAACGCCCCTATGGCGGTGGCTTTTGGGGGTGAAACCTTGA
- a CDS encoding polysaccharide deacetylase family protein: protein MIVAITFDVEHDCPPYLTTTRGMEEGLPRILDLLEEKRVKATFFFTAEMAKRFPHLVKRVIDEGHELGSHNYNHERLDRLSKDEGSKVIEKSLRVLREFGDVTSFRAPNLQFPDYYYRVLERNGVLVDSSKATYKGYRSGVRFFGEVLEVPASTTSSVIRLPWRLQKIIHPRLKEPRVYFAHPWEFVSMQKEKIRWDCKFNTGDKALELLGRLIDYYKGRARFMEMSEFYSKYQKLKRWASNSERWET from the coding sequence ATGATCGTGGCAATAACCTTTGACGTCGAACACGACTGCCCCCCTTACCTGACTACCACGAGGGGCATGGAGGAAGGCCTCCCGAGGATACTCGACCTCCTTGAGGAAAAGCGTGTGAAGGCGACCTTCTTCTTTACAGCTGAGATGGCGAAGCGCTTCCCCCACCTTGTGAAGAGAGTAATTGACGAGGGACACGAGCTCGGAAGCCACAACTACAACCACGAGAGGCTGGACAGGCTGAGTAAGGATGAGGGATCAAAGGTCATCGAGAAATCCCTCAGAGTCCTAAGGGAGTTTGGAGATGTTACTTCCTTCCGGGCCCCCAACCTCCAGTTCCCGGATTACTACTATCGTGTCCTTGAGCGGAACGGTGTTCTCGTCGACTCCTCCAAGGCAACCTACAAGGGCTACCGCTCCGGGGTGAGGTTCTTCGGGGAGGTTCTTGAGGTGCCGGCTTCCACGACTAGCTCCGTAATAAGGCTCCCCTGGAGACTTCAAAAGATAATCCACCCCCGGCTGAAAGAACCAAGGGTTTACTTTGCCCATCCCTGGGAGTTCGTGTCAATGCAGAAGGAGAAAATAAGGTGGGACTGCAAATTCAACACCGGCGATAAGGCCCTTGAGCTCCTCGGAAGGCTCATAGACTACTACAAAGGAAGGGCAAGGTTCATGGAGATGTCCGAGTTCTACTCAAAATACCAAAAGCTTAAACGCTGGGCTTCGAACTCAGAGCGGTGGGAGACATGA
- a CDS encoding chloride channel protein, with amino-acid sequence MAWEKHYVRKWTEVLVFSFLAGLIGGLGAVVFRFLIAVIHGFFFGKLLPLVTLQIGGFNLGYILLPATGALIVGFIVLWYPEIKGNGIPEVIEAVIFKGGNIPGSFTIAKIVATSITIGSGGSAGREGPIGFIGASLTSLFAKWFGLSREMKKLLVTCGLAAGIAGTFNTPLAGAMFALEVVYMGAFSINLVPIFLSAITGNAVTLALLKRAFEVEIPANLGHTLVELPFFFLLGTILGVLAAFYARFLYDVFDRFSASRIPEWAKPFLGGLGVGLIGFLLPGYGVFGIGYEGMRLAFYGKLGIGLLLTLALAKMLATALTIGSGQSGGIFAPSLYIGTMFGASFGEMLNLLLPSLHVNPTVYALAGMAAFFSGMTQAPITQILMVTELTKSYAVLPAVMTSATMGFLSARLFLRGDSVYTMKLTRKGYHIKTGKPVILETISVGEIMTKNPVYVTADMTLFEVEHLIAETGHDCFPVVNERMEVIGVIGVKDILKRASSMKRLKVRRFLKRAYGVTYPTETAQDALEKLMAYDQNLLPVLESPESRKLVGVVTKRDIYRAYYRGLEGMYIE; translated from the coding sequence TTGGCCTGGGAAAAGCACTACGTCAGAAAATGGACTGAAGTCCTCGTCTTCTCCTTCCTAGCAGGCCTAATCGGTGGGCTTGGGGCCGTGGTTTTCAGGTTCCTCATAGCGGTCATCCACGGGTTCTTCTTTGGTAAGCTCCTGCCCCTCGTAACTCTCCAAATTGGAGGCTTTAACCTCGGCTACATCCTTCTTCCCGCAACCGGAGCCCTCATCGTCGGCTTCATAGTCCTGTGGTATCCCGAAATCAAGGGCAACGGTATCCCAGAGGTGATAGAGGCGGTCATCTTCAAGGGAGGGAACATCCCCGGGAGCTTTACCATAGCCAAGATAGTGGCGACCTCGATAACGATAGGCTCCGGCGGGAGCGCGGGCAGGGAGGGGCCGATAGGCTTCATCGGGGCTTCCTTAACGTCACTCTTCGCCAAGTGGTTCGGCCTCTCAAGGGAGATGAAGAAGCTCCTCGTCACCTGCGGTTTGGCCGCTGGAATAGCGGGAACCTTCAACACCCCCTTAGCCGGGGCGATGTTCGCCCTGGAAGTTGTTTACATGGGAGCTTTCTCGATAAACCTCGTCCCGATATTTCTCTCGGCTATAACCGGCAACGCCGTAACTCTGGCGCTCCTCAAAAGGGCCTTTGAGGTTGAGATACCGGCCAACCTCGGGCACACCCTTGTGGAGCTCCCGTTCTTCTTTCTCCTCGGGACAATCCTCGGCGTTCTCGCGGCTTTCTACGCCCGCTTTCTCTACGATGTCTTCGACAGGTTCTCGGCTTCGAGGATTCCGGAATGGGCCAAGCCTTTCCTCGGCGGACTGGGAGTTGGTCTAATAGGCTTTCTCCTTCCCGGCTACGGCGTCTTTGGAATAGGCTATGAAGGCATGAGACTGGCCTTCTACGGAAAGCTCGGGATAGGTCTTCTCTTAACTTTGGCACTCGCCAAGATGCTGGCGACTGCCCTGACGATAGGCTCGGGCCAGAGCGGTGGAATCTTTGCGCCGAGCCTCTACATAGGGACAATGTTTGGGGCGTCTTTTGGTGAAATGCTAAACCTTCTCCTCCCGTCCCTCCACGTTAATCCAACGGTTTACGCTCTGGCGGGAATGGCAGCTTTCTTCAGCGGGATGACGCAGGCACCGATAACCCAGATTCTCATGGTGACGGAGCTTACGAAGAGCTACGCTGTTTTACCCGCCGTCATGACCTCCGCGACCATGGGCTTCCTGAGTGCGAGGCTATTCCTGAGGGGCGATTCAGTTTACACCATGAAGCTCACGAGGAAGGGCTACCACATAAAGACCGGGAAGCCGGTCATCCTTGAGACCATCTCGGTAGGAGAGATAATGACCAAAAACCCTGTTTATGTCACCGCTGACATGACGCTCTTTGAGGTGGAGCACCTGATAGCTGAAACCGGCCATGACTGCTTCCCGGTTGTTAACGAGAGGATGGAGGTCATTGGAGTCATCGGCGTCAAGGACATCCTCAAGAGAGCCAGCTCGATGAAGAGGCTTAAGGTCAGGCGCTTCCTCAAGAGGGCCTATGGGGTTACCTATCCAACCGAGACTGCTCAAGATGCCCTCGAAAAGCTGATGGCCTACGACCAGAACCTCCTGCCCGTCCTAGAGAGTCCGGAGAGCAGAAAGCTCGTGGGCGTGGTTACCAAAAGGGACATATACCGCGCCTACTACCGCGGACTGGAGGGCATGTACATAGAATGA
- a CDS encoding S-layer protein, translating to MKVKKIAALAVGAAMVGATIGFASATTVPNIPKSFFVNNDGTPNVKIVVGSNAAAMDVASAADIAVALGSLLYTTEQVEAQNAYVKVKEVIPPANAATWTIYAYNYTTITQDHGINNITSWATSYDELPDNYWWNGAAYTANYTQWEDSFSVPVTLKGKDSVGKYSVDWHININKVELKSIDPKPKNWTKAAPPKKADLVVPAGKLSIFVDYVLYNYSYTETEKQTLGEPEWGTKTVTKTVTKTAIGDKEEVNAMGGTINKVVLPGVGAGDDFTVFGQSYHVYEVGDGSFTVGYVDPKDPDWFKLHESRIIGDRWNVTVQDISLSQDTAIVLVTDTTNGQQVTALLNKDTPVYIYYDNSGQLVWGTSQVSEAGIMLDLKSTFVGIDNTIMASIYYVYDIEKYTSANFHPAAGWNATISTYQSSGVYYIANITLINNKELEGNPIDIFGAYNLMYKYVQKGYDEYYNPAADDFVKAPKNKKFIVAYAYICLKEKEGKVIEKELKVGDTLPDSDYTVEAIYADNIVIKPVTEPITVMDFEVDVNNPGSNLILVGGPVANSVTKYLVDEGKSKVDWYNSPGDVEYIPDAFGSYGAVIVAGATRNETRVAAEALMQYLAELAKE from the coding sequence ATGAAGGTGAAGAAGATCGCGGCACTCGCAGTTGGTGCCGCAATGGTTGGCGCAACCATCGGCTTTGCCAGTGCTACCACCGTTCCGAACATCCCGAAGAGCTTCTTCGTTAACAACGACGGAACCCCGAACGTTAAAATCGTCGTCGGCAGCAACGCTGCCGCCATGGACGTTGCCAGCGCCGCCGATATAGCCGTTGCCCTTGGAAGCCTGCTCTACACCACCGAGCAGGTTGAGGCCCAGAACGCCTACGTTAAAGTTAAGGAGGTTATACCCCCGGCCAACGCCGCTACCTGGACGATTTACGCTTACAACTACACCACCATCACCCAGGACCACGGGATAAACAACATCACCAGCTGGGCAACCAGCTACGACGAGCTTCCCGACAACTACTGGTGGAACGGAGCCGCTTACACCGCCAACTACACCCAGTGGGAGGACAGCTTCAGCGTCCCGGTCACCCTCAAAGGCAAGGACAGCGTTGGAAAGTACAGCGTTGACTGGCACATAAACATAAACAAGGTCGAGCTCAAGTCCATCGACCCCAAGCCCAAGAACTGGACCAAGGCCGCTCCGCCCAAGAAGGCCGACCTCGTCGTTCCCGCTGGCAAGCTGAGCATCTTCGTTGACTACGTCCTCTACAACTACAGCTACACCGAGACCGAGAAGCAGACCCTTGGTGAACCCGAGTGGGGTACCAAGACCGTCACCAAGACCGTCACCAAGACGGCAATCGGTGACAAGGAAGAGGTCAACGCCATGGGTGGAACCATAAACAAGGTCGTCCTTCCGGGCGTTGGAGCCGGTGACGACTTCACGGTCTTCGGCCAGAGCTACCACGTCTACGAGGTCGGCGACGGAAGCTTCACCGTCGGTTACGTTGACCCCAAGGACCCCGACTGGTTCAAGCTCCACGAGTCAAGGATTATCGGCGACAGGTGGAACGTCACCGTCCAGGACATAAGCCTCAGCCAGGACACCGCCATAGTCCTCGTTACCGACACCACAAACGGCCAGCAGGTTACCGCCCTGCTCAACAAGGACACACCGGTCTACATCTACTACGACAACAGCGGGCAGCTCGTTTGGGGCACTAGCCAGGTCTCAGAGGCCGGAATTATGCTCGACCTCAAGAGCACCTTCGTCGGTATCGACAACACCATCATGGCGAGCATCTACTACGTCTATGACATTGAGAAGTACACAAGCGCCAACTTCCACCCGGCCGCTGGCTGGAACGCCACCATCAGCACCTACCAGAGCAGCGGTGTTTACTACATCGCCAACATAACCCTTATCAACAACAAGGAGCTTGAGGGCAACCCGATTGACATCTTCGGTGCCTACAACCTCATGTACAAGTACGTGCAGAAGGGCTACGATGAGTACTACAACCCGGCCGCTGATGACTTCGTGAAGGCACCCAAGAACAAGAAGTTCATCGTTGCATACGCCTACATCTGCCTCAAGGAGAAGGAGGGCAAGGTCATCGAGAAGGAGCTCAAGGTCGGCGACACCCTGCCGGACAGCGACTACACCGTCGAGGCTATCTACGCGGACAACATTGTAATCAAGCCCGTCACCGAGCCGATAACCGTCATGGACTTCGAGGTTGACGTCAACAACCCAGGCAGCAACCTCATCCTCGTCGGTGGCCCGGTTGCCAACAGCGTCACCAAGTACCTCGTCGACGAGGGCAAGAGCAAGGTTGACTGGTACAACAGCCCAGGCGACGTCGAGTACATCCCGGACGCCTTCGGAAGCTACGGAGCCGTCATCGTCGCCGGTGCCACCAGGAACGAGACCAGGGTCGCAGCCGAGGCCCTCATGCAGTATCTCGCCGAGCTCGCCAAGGAGTGA
- a CDS encoding TIGR00375 family protein produces MQVDADLHIHSRYSKAVSRAMTIPNLAENARFKGLGLVGTGDILNPKWESELLKYTERVDEGTYERNEIRFLLTTEVEDRRRVHHVLIFPDIETVREMRERLMPYSSDIETEGRPHLSLSAGEIADLANELDVLIGPAHAFTPWTSLYKEYDSLKEAYGNAKIHFLELGLSADSEMADKIKAHHRLTYLSNSDAHSPMPHRLGREFNRFEVEDTTFEEIRKAILKRGGRKIVLNAGLDPRLGKYHLTACSRCHTKYSLEEAKAFHWKCPKCGGRIKKGVRDRILELADTDERPKDRPPYIHLAPLAEIIAMVIGKGVETKAVRIVWERFLREFGSEIRVLVDVPVEALAGVHEEVAKAIWAYRNEKLIIIPGGGGKYGEIRLPEEIRKASIDELESVEVELPEEERPKQRSITDFLGAK; encoded by the coding sequence ATGCAGGTTGATGCTGACCTTCACATTCACTCCCGCTACTCCAAAGCGGTTTCAAGGGCCATGACGATTCCCAACTTGGCTGAAAACGCGCGCTTCAAGGGTCTTGGCTTGGTGGGAACAGGAGACATACTGAACCCAAAGTGGGAGAGTGAGCTCCTCAAATACACCGAAAGAGTTGACGAGGGGACCTACGAGAGAAACGAAATCAGGTTTCTCCTCACGACGGAGGTTGAAGACAGAAGAAGGGTTCACCACGTCTTAATTTTTCCAGACATAGAAACCGTCCGCGAGATGCGGGAAAGGCTGATGCCCTATTCGAGCGATATTGAGACGGAAGGAAGGCCACACCTGAGCCTCTCAGCTGGAGAGATAGCAGACTTAGCGAACGAGCTAGACGTCCTGATAGGCCCGGCCCACGCCTTCACTCCATGGACGAGCCTTTACAAGGAATACGACTCCCTGAAAGAAGCCTACGGCAACGCAAAAATCCACTTCCTTGAGCTTGGCCTTTCAGCTGACTCCGAGATGGCCGACAAAATCAAAGCTCACCACAGGCTCACCTACCTCAGCAACAGCGACGCCCACTCACCGATGCCCCACCGGTTGGGCAGGGAGTTCAACCGCTTTGAGGTGGAGGATACAACCTTTGAAGAAATCAGGAAGGCGATCCTGAAGCGCGGTGGGAGGAAGATAGTGCTCAACGCGGGTCTCGATCCTCGTTTGGGTAAGTACCACCTGACGGCCTGCTCCCGTTGCCACACGAAGTACAGCCTTGAGGAGGCAAAGGCCTTCCACTGGAAGTGTCCAAAGTGTGGAGGCAGGATAAAGAAGGGCGTAAGGGACAGAATCCTTGAGCTTGCCGATACTGACGAGAGGCCGAAGGACAGGCCCCCATACATACACCTCGCCCCCCTCGCGGAGATAATAGCGATGGTGATCGGAAAGGGCGTTGAGACGAAGGCGGTGAGGATTGTATGGGAGCGCTTTTTGCGGGAGTTCGGGAGCGAGATAAGGGTTCTCGTTGACGTTCCGGTCGAGGCTCTGGCAGGTGTTCACGAGGAGGTTGCAAAGGCTATCTGGGCTTACAGGAACGAAAAGCTGATAATCATCCCCGGCGGTGGCGGAAAATACGGGGAGATAAGACTGCCCGAGGAAATCAGAAAAGCAAGCATCGACGAGCTGGAGAGCGTTGAGGTCGAGCTTCCGGAGGAAGAAAGACCAAAACAGAGGAGCATAACGGACTTCTTGGGAGCTAAGTAG
- the amrS gene encoding AmmeMemoRadiSam system radical SAM enzyme has protein sequence MREAMWWEPLGDGGVRCKLCPLNCIINEGKRGSCRVRKNIGGKLYTLNYGKVSAVGADPVEKKPLFHFWPGSCAFSISTVGCNMHCKHCQNWEISQADESFPYLHDMTPEMVVRMAKRYGCESIAYTYNEPVIWYEFVLETAKLARKEGLYNLLITNGYINEEPFRELAPYIDAMNIDIKAFDDKFYMKIASVPSGEPSRRTAVIAKKEFGIHVELTYLIIPTLNDREEEIRAFARWVLENLGDDTPVHFSRFFPHYKLMHLPPTPLETMDMAYRVAKEEGLKFVYIGNVPGHPGENTYCPGCGRPVIVRWGFEITEYHVTPEGKCEYCGEEIPIVGTYLKKRYSGMWW, from the coding sequence ATGAGGGAGGCGATGTGGTGGGAACCACTTGGAGACGGGGGGGTTCGCTGTAAGCTCTGTCCCCTTAACTGCATCATCAACGAAGGTAAGAGGGGCTCCTGCAGGGTCAGGAAGAATATAGGAGGGAAGCTCTACACCCTCAACTACGGCAAAGTTTCGGCCGTGGGTGCCGACCCAGTTGAGAAAAAGCCCCTCTTTCACTTCTGGCCGGGTTCGTGTGCGTTCTCGATAAGCACCGTTGGATGCAACATGCACTGCAAACACTGCCAGAACTGGGAGATAAGCCAGGCCGACGAGAGCTTTCCCTACCTCCACGACATGACGCCCGAGATGGTTGTAAGAATGGCGAAGCGCTACGGCTGTGAGAGCATAGCCTACACCTATAACGAGCCGGTAATCTGGTACGAGTTCGTGCTCGAAACAGCGAAGCTCGCCAGGAAGGAGGGCCTTTACAACCTTCTCATAACCAACGGCTACATCAACGAGGAGCCCTTCAGGGAGTTGGCCCCTTACATAGACGCCATGAACATAGACATAAAGGCCTTCGATGACAAGTTTTACATGAAGATAGCCAGCGTCCCCAGCGGTGAGCCGAGCAGGAGAACAGCGGTGATAGCCAAGAAGGAATTCGGAATCCACGTCGAGCTGACCTACCTCATAATCCCGACGCTCAACGATAGGGAGGAAGAGATCCGCGCCTTCGCCCGCTGGGTTCTGGAGAACCTCGGGGACGACACTCCGGTTCACTTCTCGCGCTTCTTCCCCCACTACAAGCTGATGCACCTTCCACCAACACCCCTTGAGACCATGGACATGGCCTACAGGGTCGCTAAGGAGGAGGGTCTCAAGTTCGTTTACATAGGCAACGTGCCAGGTCATCCGGGCGAGAACACCTACTGCCCGGGATGCGGAAGACCCGTGATAGTCCGCTGGGGCTTTGAGATAACCGAGTACCATGTTACTCCTGAGGGGAAATGCGAGTACTGCGGTGAGGAAATACCGATAGTGGGCACCTACCTGAAAAAGCGCTATAGTGGAATGTGGTGGTAA
- a CDS encoding thiamine-phosphate kinase, whose translation MRESEIIELFLKHLKRQGDLPLGDDAGAIRLGNEWLIATNDMLVRKTDVPDMMTPEQVGFKAVTMNVSDVAAMGARPIGFLFSLGVPRDVGRDYLEGIAEGIERALEFYDVPVLSADTNEADDLIIDGVALGVTERLLTRSEATPGDLVCVTGDLGRALAGYLVWREGLEVPEKTRKALYEKFLEPRARVREGTKLSGIASSAIDVSDGLAKELHLLAGMSGVRIELSSESLPIREEVLEVAGLLGRNPVELALSSGEEFELVFTVEPERVPSLDFDFSVIGRVVEGEGVYLDGKPLPPLGWEHFNRRLFR comes from the coding sequence TTGAGGGAATCGGAAATAATCGAGCTGTTCCTCAAACACCTTAAAAGACAGGGAGATCTGCCTCTCGGCGACGATGCTGGAGCTATTAGGCTCGGCAATGAATGGCTCATAGCTACAAACGATATGCTCGTCAGGAAAACCGACGTTCCAGATATGATGACTCCCGAGCAGGTCGGCTTCAAGGCGGTGACGATGAACGTGAGCGACGTTGCCGCGATGGGTGCTAGGCCGATAGGTTTCCTCTTCTCCCTCGGCGTTCCCCGGGATGTGGGGAGGGACTACCTTGAAGGAATCGCTGAGGGAATTGAGAGGGCCCTTGAGTTCTATGACGTTCCTGTTTTGAGCGCCGATACGAACGAGGCAGACGACCTGATAATAGACGGCGTTGCCCTCGGAGTTACAGAAAGGTTGCTCACCCGCTCGGAGGCAACGCCCGGTGACCTGGTATGCGTTACCGGGGATTTAGGGAGGGCCTTAGCGGGCTACCTCGTCTGGAGGGAAGGCCTTGAAGTGCCCGAGAAGACTCGTAAGGCACTCTACGAGAAGTTTCTTGAGCCCAGGGCAAGGGTGAGAGAAGGGACGAAGCTCAGCGGAATAGCCAGTTCTGCCATAGACGTGAGCGATGGCCTGGCTAAGGAACTCCACCTCCTGGCAGGGATGAGCGGTGTTAGAATAGAGCTCAGCTCTGAAAGCCTTCCGATAAGGGAAGAAGTCCTTGAGGTTGCCGGGCTTCTCGGGAGGAACCCCGTTGAGCTGGCCCTTTCGAGCGGGGAGGAGTTCGAGCTCGTCTTTACAGTCGAGCCGGAGAGGGTACCAAGCTTGGACTTCGACTTCTCGGTCATCGGGAGGGTCGTTGAGGGTGAGGGCGTTTACCTCGATGGCAAGCCGCTGCCTCCCCTGGGGTGGGAGCATTTCAATAGAAGGTTGTTCCGATAA
- a CDS encoding glycosyltransferase family 4 protein: protein MESLRIALASDWFYPKVGGIEAHMDELARNLLKAGHEPYVITHDYRYMQPYDGGFPYPIKRFPATFYIRRYHISLSPTQLIRINEFYKSVTFDITHIHSIYSPLAIAVANVSRGVRDIPVVATNHSFFGNPPMASFFRWELRRSLKRVDHFIAVSTPVARDTAELIGDLRKERPITVIPNGIDTETWRPPEEEERMRAREKLGVGDEIVLFYVGRMTGRKMAHRLPFVIKRALELAGMEKDRVRFVAVGEGDKRPEFEENLRKTGIGEITSLFGFLPRKRLKEFYWASDIVLMPGILEAFPVVGLEAMASGRPIVGRRESGLSDMVIDGLTGYLARSEEELAERLALLLEDYELVEKMGIAGRERAERCFSWENILKRILRVYKNTLDRAEEFDRKYLLYRLSRELG from the coding sequence ATGGAGAGCCTCAGGATAGCGCTGGCCTCGGATTGGTTCTATCCAAAAGTCGGCGGGATAGAGGCCCATATGGACGAACTGGCCCGAAACCTGCTTAAGGCGGGTCATGAGCCCTACGTGATAACCCACGACTACCGCTACATGCAACCATACGACGGGGGGTTTCCGTACCCTATAAAGAGGTTCCCGGCCACGTTCTACATAAGGAGATACCACATAAGCCTCAGCCCGACCCAGCTCATCAGGATAAACGAGTTCTACAAGAGCGTTACCTTCGACATAACCCACATCCACAGCATATACTCCCCCCTCGCGATAGCTGTAGCCAACGTCTCTAGGGGGGTAAGGGACATACCCGTGGTCGCGACCAACCACTCGTTCTTCGGAAACCCCCCGATGGCCAGCTTTTTTAGATGGGAACTAAGGAGAAGCCTGAAGAGGGTTGACCACTTCATAGCCGTCAGCACGCCGGTTGCGAGGGACACGGCGGAGCTCATAGGTGACCTCAGGAAGGAGAGGCCGATAACGGTCATCCCCAACGGGATAGACACAGAGACCTGGAGACCCCCGGAAGAGGAGGAGCGCATGAGGGCGAGGGAGAAGCTTGGAGTTGGGGATGAGATAGTGCTCTTCTACGTCGGCCGGATGACCGGGAGAAAGATGGCCCACAGGTTGCCCTTCGTCATAAAACGAGCCCTTGAGCTGGCCGGGATGGAGAAGGACAGGGTCCGCTTCGTGGCAGTTGGTGAGGGCGATAAAAGGCCCGAATTTGAGGAAAACCTGAGAAAGACAGGAATCGGCGAGATAACCTCGCTCTTCGGCTTTCTCCCCCGGAAGAGGTTGAAGGAGTTTTACTGGGCCTCGGACATAGTCCTAATGCCCGGCATCCTTGAGGCCTTTCCGGTGGTCGGGCTTGAGGCGATGGCCTCGGGAAGACCCATAGTAGGCAGGAGGGAGAGCGGTCTCTCGGATATGGTGATCGACGGTCTCACGGGATACCTCGCCCGGAGCGAGGAAGAACTGGCCGAGAGGCTTGCCCTCTTGCTTGAGGACTACGAGCTCGTCGAAAAGATGGGCATCGCCGGAAGGGAGAGGGCCGAGAGGTGCTTCTCCTGGGAAAACATTCTTAAGAGAATCCTCCGCGTTTACAAAAATACCCTAGATAGGGCCGAAGAGTTCGACAGAAAGTATTTACTCTACAGGTTATCGAGGGAGCTGGGATGA